In Rattus norvegicus strain BN/NHsdMcwi chromosome 3, GRCr8, whole genome shotgun sequence, a genomic segment contains:
- the LOC134486256 gene encoding spindlin-2-like, translating to MKKRMCLSRMSTPSFQEWRRRRPSPQDLGNIVGCRISHGWKEGDEPVTQWKAVVLDQLPTNPSLYLVKYDGIDCVYGLELHSDERILKFKVLTPKVVFPQVKDAHLASAMVGRAVEHKFEGKHGSKITGGGGPIPGADHEGLVLHHLRERYSPIHLPALG from the coding sequence atgaagaagaggatgtgtCTGAgtaggatgagcacaccatccttccaggagtggaggaggaggaggccttctccacAGGACTTGGGGaatattgtgggctgcagaatttctcacggatggaaggaaggcgatgagcccgtcacccaatggaaggccgtcgttctagatcaactgccaacaaatccctctctctatctggtcaagtatgatggaattgattgtgtctatggactggaacttcacagtgatgagaggattttaaagttTAAGGTCTTGACTcccaaagtagtgtttcctcaagtgaaagatgcccatctcgccagtgccatggttggccgagctgtggagcataaatttgagggcaaacatggttCTAAGATAACTGGAGGGGGTGGTCCCATCCCAGGTGctgatcatgaaggactggttttacatcacctacgagaaagatacagtcctatacatctaccagctcttggatga